Proteins encoded together in one Aphis gossypii isolate Hap1 unplaced genomic scaffold, ASM2018417v2 Contig00432, whole genome shotgun sequence window:
- the LOC126554115 gene encoding death-associated inhibitor of apoptosis 2-like, which yields MNLQKFSNDFPSLVYLVRNNSYPVHSDYTTFMSRLKTYNSYPSTSCQNKYSLAESGLKYTGVGDIVECFFCGLVLQKWSNDDIPWVEHAKWNPKCIFVLLCKGNEFIENVKNEYVKASHVCDCKSKSNDITC from the coding sequence ATGAATTTACAGAAATTTTCCAACGATTTTCCAtctttagtttatttagtGCGAAATAATTCATATCCAGTACATTCAGATTATACCACATTTATGTcaagattaaaaacatataactcATATCCATCTACTTcatgtcaaaataaatattcgttaGCTGAAtctggtttaaaatataccgGTGTAGGTGATATAGTTGAATGTTTTTTCTGTGGACTTGTCTTACAAAAATGGTCAAACGATGATATACCATGGGTCGAACACGCAAAATGGAAtcctaaatgtatatttgtattactatgtaaaggaaatgaatttatagaaaatgtaaaaaacgaATATGTAAAAGCTAGCCATGTTTGTGATTGTAAGTCTAAATCAAATGATATTACTTGTTAG
- the LOC114119840 gene encoding uncharacterized protein LOC114119840: MVLDESTQRVLSELRRSRGVVKASLTRVRKFVDNFNPLEQALSLLEFRQEELPRICKKFEDIQAQLELIAEDAEKEEEERDCFETEYFDLRSRIQEIINAAKPQSSTALNSSFRTTGSNKPNLAPIALPSFNGDIKHWVSFYDVYRVMVHDEDMYSPAQKLMYLRSCLKGPASELVQSIPISDSNYKVVIERLKQRYDNRSLVIQAHIRELLNSPKVEAPSAKALQALHAHVCTHVAALQALHQPVEQWDAWLVTIIASCMDGATAQDWELRRINNDLPKYEDLERFLSIRVNAFENSEACMRKSIIVPSSNDASKKSFSTKKSLAVTEGSVRCPQCSGSHQLFRCDKFKAATVSNRLTLVRESRRGHQNVRAGYGQ, translated from the coding sequence ATGGTGTTAGACGAGTCTACGCAAAGAGTGCTATCAGAGCTTCGAAGGTCGCGAGGTGTAGTGAAGGCGTCTCTCACGCGCGTGCGGAAGTTCGTGGATAATTTTAATCCATTGGAGCAAGCTCTATCCCTGTTAGAGTTTCGTCAGGAGGAGCTTCCTCGTATTTGTAAGAAATTCGAAGATATACAAGCGCAGTTAGAGCTTATCGCCGAGGATGCCGAGAAGGAGGAAGAAGAACGTGATTGTTTTGAGACAGAATACTTTGACCTTCGTTCAAGGATccaagaaattataaatgcagCCAAGCCTCAGAGCTCGACGGCGCTAAATTCTTCCTTCAGAACCACTGGAAGTAATAAGCCAAATTTAGCGCCCATCGCATTGCCGAGTTTTAATGGTGATATAAAGCATTGGGTATCATTTTATGACGTATATCGCGTTATGGTGCACGATGAGGATATGTACTCACCAGCGCAGAAACTTATGTATTTGCGTTCATGTTTGAAGGGACCAGCATCGGAACTGGTGCAATCAATTCCTATAAGCGATAGCAATTATAAGGTTGTCATAGAGCGATTAAAACAAAGGTATGATAATCGAAGTCTTGTGATACAGGCCCACATAAGGGAATTATTAAACAGTCCAAAGGTAGAAGCACCGTCAGCCAAAGCACTTCAAGCACTCCATGCTCATGTGTGTACCCACGTTGCTGCACTCCAGGCATTACATCAACCCGTCGAACAATGGGATGCTTGGCTGGTGACCATTATTGCTTCATGCATGGATGGTGCGACTGCACAGGATTGGGAATTACGAAGAATCAATAATGACTTACCAAAATACGAAGACCTCGAAAGGTTTCTTTCAATTCGTGTTAATGCGTTTGAGAATTCAGAGGCGTGTATGAGGAAATCAATAATTGTTCCCAGCAGTAATGATGcttcaaaaaaatcttttagcacaaaaaaaagtttggctgTAACGGAAGGAAGTGTTAGATGTCCGCAATGCTCGGGTAGTCATCAATTGTTTAGGTGTGACAAGTTCAAGGCTGCAACAGTGAGTAACAGATTAACGTTGGTTCGAGAATCACGTCGAGGTCACCAAAATGTACGGGCCGGGTACGGACAATAA
- the LOC126554108 gene encoding uncharacterized protein LOC126554108 yields the protein MVRVYKKKVGSRPYANNTDEVVEEALQKVADGELSILRASKIYKIPYGTLYNRFNGKHGKKPGGQAIFSDEDEKNMIAAVSKCGDWGFPLTLMDLRLIAKLSLDKRGIIVQKFKDNLPGDDWARSLLKRHNTMTQRITTNISRCRAEVSPATINSYFDNLSSVLKDIPADNIFNYDETNLQDDPGKKKFLFKRGTKYPIQVQNHSKSATTIMVCGSASGILLPPYIIYKSKSLWESWTNEGPKGSPCCESPCCSKGTRYNCTSHGWVDGITFKEWFFTLFLPHANRLNGRKVLIGDNLASHFNPEVIQQCEESGIDFVCLPKNATHLTQPLDVCFFRPLKQSWRFCLNEWKNRNTSMQSIPKSSFPALVSSCLQRINDVGSISNNLKSAFRATGIFPLDRNAILQKLPKEDDPNINDIVVNYLKDKRFEKTDKNRKRKKINVVPGQSVTSAILNKADSDDDSPNAVIPYIDTDSEHELENEDEVPDYQTPTKETLSIGNFVLVNVQLGKRKKTIYVYAAVIKNIVNNVYTLNGLKSLDGIKQTFKIQNDDVFDVDIMHIIAILKTPKLTKEANYIFSQPLSDVREAL from the exons A tggttcgtgtgtacaaaaaaaaagtgggcagTCGCCCATATGCTAATAATACAGATGAAGTTGTGGAAGAAGCTCTTCAAAAAGTTGCTGATGGGGAACTTTCAATTTTAAGAgcaagtaaaatttataaaattccttATGGCACATTATACAATCGTTTTAATGGGAAACATGGTAAAAAACCTGGAGGACAGGCAATATTTAGTGATgaggatgaaaaaaatatgatagcaGCTGTATCAAAATGTGGTGATTGGGGATTCCCTTTAACTTTAATGGATTTAAG ATTAATCGCAAAATTGTCACTAGACAAAAGAGGgataatagttcaaaaatttAAGGATAACCTTCCTGGTGATGATTGGGCAAGGAGTTTGTTAAAACGACACAATACAATGACTCAAAGAATCACTACAAACATTTCTCGATGTCGCGCTGAAGTCTCCCCTGctacaataaattcatattttgataatttgtcTTCAGTATTAAAAGATATACCTgctgataatattttcaattacgaTGAGACCAACCTCCAGGATGACCcaggtaaaaaaaagtttttattcaaGCGTGGTACAAAATATCCCATACAAGTTCAAAACCACTCTAAAAGTGCCACCACAATAATGGTATGTGGGTCAGCAAGTGGTATTCTATTACCaccatatataatttataagtctaAAAGTTTGTGGGAGTCTTGGACTAATGAAGGACCCAAAGGATCTCCATGCTGTGAGAGTCCTTGCTGCTCAAAAGGAACCAGATATAATTGTACATCACACGGATGGGTGGATGGTATCACATTCAAAGAATGGTTTTTCACCTTATTTTTGCCTCACGCAAACCGTTTAAATGGGCGAAAAGTATTAATTGGAGACAACCTTGCATCTCATTTTAATCCTGAAGTAATACAACAGTGTGAGGAATCTGGTATTGACTTTGTATGTTTACCCAAAAATGCAACACATTTAACTCAACCACTAGATGTGTGTTTTTTCCGGCCTTTAAAACAAAGTTGGAGATTTTGTTTGAACGAATGGAAAAACCGTAATACAAGTATGCAATCTATTCCAAAGTCATCGTTTCCAGCATTGGTAAGTAGTTGTCTTCAACGAATAAATGATGTTGGAAGcatatcaaacaatttaaaatctgcATTTCGTGCCACTGGAATTTTTCCATTAGATCGTAATGCTATTTTACAAAAGTTACCAAAAGAAGATGAtcctaatattaatgatattgttgttaattatttaaaagataaacgatttgaaaaaacagacaaaaacagaaaaagaaaaaaaattaatgttgttcCAGGGCAGAGTGTGACCTCGGCCATTTTAAATAAGGCAGATAGTGATGATGATTCACCAAATGCAGTTATCCCATATATAGACACAGATTCTGAACATGAGCTAGAAAATGAAGATGAGGTTCCAGATTATCAAACACCAACTAAAGAGACTCTAAGCATTGGTAATTTTGTGTTAGTGAACGTTCAGTTAGGAAAACGAAAAAAGACCATTTATGTATATGCAGCTGTTATCAAGAATATTGTGAACAATGTATATACACTCAATGGTCTTAAATCATTAGATGGCATAaaacaaacttttaaaatccAAAACGATGATGTATTTGATGTtgatataatgcatattattgcaattttaaaaacaccaaAACTGACAAAAGaagcaaattatattttttcacagcCACTCTCTGATGTCAGAGAGGCATTGTAA
- the LOC126554109 gene encoding uncharacterized protein LOC126554109, with protein MERILDDFRGNIGSNLKREDLITRADLHNVKQKYNITIQDGQLHKNDATSVDIWVEQMKQEGENNPVIYYKKQGEVDGNNILDLKDFCIILMDPSQMHMLKQFGNGKIVCIDGTHGLNAYDFELVTLLVIDDFGSGFPCCFMFTNLKDTKIYTVMFSTIKNKVGIISPDTFMTDIVETFYSAWENAMGSVPHRLLCSWHVDRAWRQNICKITGPTRKEKQETIYKSLKVLQSMCDENEFNNALKEFNHELMNDPDTRDFGIYFDRMYGNRVGLWAYCHRKNLGVNCNMHLESMHKTIKYHYLNGCKVGRLDKSVTTIRDIPVIKKLKEL; from the exons ATGGAAAGAATATTGGATGATTTCAGAGGCAATATAGGGAGTAACTTAAAAAGAGAAGATCTTATTACACGAGCCGATTTGCACAATGTCAAACAAAAGTACAATATCACTATACAGGATGgtcaattacataaaaatgatgCCACAAGTGTTGATATTTGGGTAGAACAGATGAAACAAGAAGGAGAAAATAATCcagttatatattacaaaaaacaag gtgaAGTAGATGGAAACAACATATTGGACTTAAAAGACTTTTGCATTATATTAATGGACCCTAGTCAAATGCAtatgttaaaacaatttgGGAATGGAAAAATAGTATGTATTGATGGTACACATGGTCTTAATGCTTATGATTTTGAGTTGGTTACATTATTAGTGATTGATGATTTTGGTTCTGGATTTCCATGTTGTTTTATGTTCACAAATTTAAAGGATACAAAAATTTACACAGTTAtgttttcaactataaaaaataaagtaggtataataagtcCAGATACTTTTATGACTGATATAGTTGAGACGTTTTATTCGGCTTGGGAAAATGCAATGGGCTCAGTTCCCCATCGTTTATTATGTTCATGGCATGTAGATAGAGCTTGGAGACAAAACATTTGTAAGATAACTGGACCTACACGAAAGGAAAAACAagaaactatatataaatctcTAAAAGTTCTTCAATCAATGTGTgatgaaaatgaatttaacaatgctttaaaagaatttaaccATGAGCTAATGAATGATCCAGACACTAGAGACtttggtatatattttgatcgCATGTATGGAAATAGAGTTGGTTTGTGGGCATATTGTCATCGGAAAAATCTaggtgtaaattgtaatatgcaTCTAGAATCTAtgcacaaaacaataaaatatcactatttaaatggttgcaAAGTTGGGCGGTTAGATAAAAGTGTAACAACTATTAGAGATATACCCGTGATAAAAAAGTtgaaagaattataa